Below is a genomic region from Streptomyces ferrugineus.
CGAAGGCGGCCGCCACGTCTTTCCACCGCGACCCGGTCGAACCGGCCGTCACCTCATTCCACCGCGACCCACCCGACCCGGCGGAACCGGCGGCCACGTCACTCCACCGCAACCCGGCCGAAGGCGGCCGTCACGTCACTCCACCGCAACCCGGCCGAACCGACCCACCACCCGCAGCTCGCCCTCCACCCGCCCCGCCGTCTCCATCAGCTCCGGCAGTACCTCCCGCTCGCACTCCTCCACGGACCGCCGAGCCGCGTGCATGGCCACGTTCATCGCGGCGACCACCCGGCCCGTCCGGTCCCGTACCGGTACCGCCACCGATCGCAGGCCCGCCTCCAACTCCTCGTCGACCAGGGCGTATCCGCGGGCTCGGATGTCCGACAGGGCGCTCGCCAGTGCCGCGGGATCCGTGATCGTGCGCGGGGTCAGCGGGCGCAGCGGCTCGGCTCCCGGTGGTGTCGACTGGCCTCCCTCTCCCCTCAGGTCCGCCAGCAGCACCCGCCCCAGCGATGTCGCATACGCCGGCAGTCTCGTGCCGACCGTGATGTTGACGCTCATCACGCGGGTGGTGGCGGCCCGGGCGAGGTACTGGATCTCCTCGCCCGAGGAAGTCAGCACCGCCAGGGACGCCGACTCGTGGACGCGGTCGGCCAGATCGGCCAGGTGGGGGGCCGCGATCTGGGCGAGGGGCGTGCGGGACAGGGGCGGGTAGCCGAGGGACAGTACCCGGGGAGTCAGGGCGAAGGCGCGGCTGCCCGACTGAGTGACCAGGCCCAGGTGCTCGTAGGTGATGAGGGCCCTGCGGGCGGTCGCGCGGGCCAGTCCCGTCGCGCGGGACACGTCGGTCAGCGTCAGCTGCGAGCGGCCCTCGCCGAACGCGGTCAGTACGGTCAGCCCGCGCGCCAGTGACTCCACGAACTCCCGGCCCAGTTCCTGCTTCGAGGCGCCCGTCCAGGTCGCCAGACCCGCCGGACCCGGGCCGGGGCTCGGGGCCGGGGCCTCGCGCAGTGCGCGTTCCATCTCCGCCACCGACGTGCGCAGTCGGGGCAGGAGCGTCTCGCGCAGGTCGGCGGCCGTGTGCCGGCTGGTGTGGCTCACCACGCTCGCCACGCAGGCGATGCGGCCGCCCGCCCGGGGGTCCCTGACGGGTGCGGACACCGCGACCAGCCCGGGCTCGATGAGCTGGTCGTCCAGTGCCCAGCCGTCGCCCCCCGCCCGCGCCACCCGGTGCTCGAAGTCCTCGTCGGAGGACGGGTGGTGCACCTGCCACGGTACGGCCGG
It encodes:
- a CDS encoding IclR family transcriptional regulator domain-containing protein; the encoded protein is MPAKTTLDDDRAVPAEAVTPLIRGVAVLRRLTEAGGTLSASALERSTGLARSTVDRIASTLARMGYVRFDGRDIVLAPRVMELGNAYLAALGLPDLLSSPADALADELDESVSLAVADRDGIRFIHQATRRRAMSLSFRIGDLLPAERTAPGPLFATEWTDAQWRAWRERRAADPEDRGFPAVPWQVHHPSSDEDFEHRVARAGGDGWALDDQLIEPGLVAVSAPVRDPRAGGRIACVASVVSHTSRHTAADLRETLLPRLRTSVAEMERALREAPAPSPGPGPAGLATWTGASKQELGREFVESLARGLTVLTAFGEGRSQLTLTDVSRATGLARATARRALITYEHLGLVTQSGSRAFALTPRVLSLGYPPLSRTPLAQIAAPHLADLADRVHESASLAVLTSSGEEIQYLARAATTRVMSVNITVGTRLPAYATSLGRVLLADLRGEGGQSTPPGAEPLRPLTPRTITDPAALASALSDIRARGYALVDEELEAGLRSVAVPVRDRTGRVVAAMNVAMHAARRSVEECEREVLPELMETAGRVEGELRVVGRFGRVAVE